One Thermococcus eurythermalis DNA segment encodes these proteins:
- a CDS encoding MFS transporter produces MKQALYRLHVLTSSLRIVGDAIESVALPWSLLDTTGSLLSIGGFALFTHLPWVLLPPLLGRTLDRTTKKVRLAFFALILQALLAVLIVPLSSNIWAFYLIVSGISALDILHRYYGFSLVASMTLDESELQGLNATLATVGNGVSLVAFPLAGFLAYRFGIRAMFLDAVLLFIGALTLLPYLNVEVRREKSEGIQLEKPDNRTITDKRLVLGVIASVLIFNFAVSSFRVFVFASLRELGNGEFIYGLLQSLTTVGSLAAVALLALFAERREIGLRRPPIIGMLLQSIALPIVGVPAVIALFPAVFILGFGGELLNVSFDSLMQKFIPLESLGTVRGIFDALATLVIPLSQIAFAWLLERGSNATYLSSAMAVLAVFSTFLLGEFLNRVTSSV; encoded by the coding sequence ATGAAACAAGCCCTCTACCGCTTGCACGTCCTCACATCATCCCTTAGAATCGTTGGGGACGCCATCGAGAGCGTCGCCCTACCCTGGAGCCTGCTGGATACCACCGGCTCGCTACTGAGCATCGGCGGCTTTGCGCTCTTCACCCACCTACCGTGGGTCCTCCTCCCCCCACTCCTCGGCAGGACTCTCGACAGGACGACCAAAAAAGTGAGGCTCGCCTTCTTCGCGCTCATCCTTCAGGCCCTACTGGCGGTTCTTATCGTGCCGCTGTCCTCCAACATCTGGGCGTTCTACCTCATCGTCTCGGGAATCTCTGCCCTCGACATACTGCACCGCTACTACGGGTTTTCGCTGGTAGCGTCGATGACCCTTGACGAGAGTGAGCTTCAGGGACTGAACGCGACGCTGGCAACTGTAGGGAACGGTGTCTCACTCGTGGCGTTTCCGCTGGCCGGATTTTTAGCGTATCGCTTCGGAATAAGGGCAATGTTCCTCGACGCGGTTCTCCTTTTCATAGGGGCACTCACGCTCCTCCCCTACCTGAACGTCGAGGTGAGAAGAGAAAAGAGCGAGGGAATTCAGCTAGAGAAACCGGACAATAGGACAATCACTGACAAACGGCTCGTTCTCGGAGTCATTGCCTCCGTGCTCATCTTCAACTTTGCGGTGAGTTCCTTCAGGGTCTTCGTTTTTGCTTCCCTGAGGGAGCTGGGTAACGGAGAGTTCATCTACGGTCTCCTGCAGTCGCTCACAACCGTTGGAAGCCTCGCTGCCGTCGCGCTCTTGGCCCTTTTTGCAGAGAGGAGGGAAATCGGCCTCAGGAGGCCCCCAATAATCGGAATGCTACTCCAGAGCATCGCACTCCCCATCGTCGGCGTCCCCGCAGTGATAGCGCTGTTCCCGGCTGTTTTCATCCTTGGCTTCGGCGGGGAGCTCCTCAACGTCTCGTTCGACAGCCTGATGCAGAAGTTCATCCCCCTTGAGAGCCTCGGAACCGTCAGGGGCATCTTTGACGCCCTCGCGACGCTGGTGATTCCCCTCTCCCAGATAGCTTTTGCATGGCTTTTGGAAAGGGGCTCAAACGCTACATACCTCTCCTCCGCTATGGCAGTTCTGGCAGTCTTCTCCACATTCCTTCTGGGAGAATTTCTTAACCGAGTCACTTCTTCTGTTTAA
- a CDS encoding GNAT family N-acetyltransferase — protein MEPIIREARPEDRPFIEEIARLTWDGEDYLARVFDEWLEDGNFYVLELDGKVIGTAKLTFLPGKVGWMEGLRVHPGYRGRGYGKMLHGFLLELGERLARERKIEALEFTTDFLNKHTISMAQKTGFHIKAKFFNFGAKVGDFEPEEPEKIEPGMEDLTLGTIPVGWRFVKRSEEALEWIRKNADFYDLNGLRFLVSKKGTTFTPLDVGLATLKAMLPAMAWVARERGSEEFKVMLPSGVKPLLPGIKRLGLFLWDETEEPNVLVFRKKLI, from the coding sequence ATGGAGCCCATTATTCGCGAGGCAAGACCTGAGGACAGGCCGTTCATCGAGGAGATAGCGAGGCTCACCTGGGACGGCGAGGACTACCTCGCGAGGGTCTTCGACGAGTGGCTTGAAGATGGAAACTTCTACGTGCTTGAGCTGGACGGAAAGGTCATCGGCACGGCGAAGCTGACTTTTCTCCCCGGGAAGGTCGGCTGGATGGAAGGCCTCAGGGTTCACCCCGGCTACAGGGGCAGGGGCTATGGAAAGATGCTCCACGGCTTTCTGCTCGAACTCGGTGAGAGGCTCGCGAGGGAAAGGAAAATTGAAGCCCTTGAGTTCACGACTGACTTCCTTAACAAACACACCATCTCGATGGCGCAGAAAACGGGCTTCCACATCAAGGCCAAGTTCTTCAACTTCGGGGCCAAAGTGGGGGACTTTGAACCGGAAGAGCCAGAAAAAATTGAGCCGGGAATGGAAGACCTGACGCTCGGCACAATCCCAGTCGGCTGGCGCTTCGTGAAGAGAAGCGAGGAGGCGCTGGAGTGGATTAGGAAAAACGCGGACTTCTACGACCTCAACGGTCTCCGCTTCCTCGTCTCAAAGAAGGGGACGACCTTCACGCCCCTCGACGTCGGCCTGGCAACTCTCAAGGCGATGCTTCCTGCTATGGCGTGGGTGGCCCGCGAGAGGGGGAGCGAGGAGTTCAAGGTAATGCTCCCGAGCGGTGTTAAACCTCTCCTACCCGGCATTAAAAGGCTCGGGCTGTTTCTGTGGGACGAAACGGAGGAGCCGAACGTTCTGGTGTTTAGGAAGAAGTTGATTTGA
- a CDS encoding beta-galactosidase, translating to MAVNVLRKLLPLTAFFIALLVVFALLFVNQTPNLPPCEGNVTYTLTPGVNGSLGVLIVYMDPGISHERAEAVFDAAKAAGAKWVRIGFIWALAEPSPGEYNFTEFDWIINAALQRNLSVLPVVMFTPKWASGKPDAEDYYLYPPAKGEYLRDFAKALAIHYRGKITHWELWNEPDMRGFLKDLDGDGSTADEYAEMLAHFYGGIKAGDRDAKVVLGGLANSKVEPSCEKDYLRKLLSDPDFPAGQNFDVANIHTNFRSPEDIIQEIRETRAILHEFGLEKPLWITETSYTPVKRFQILPCYRGEEGFGRYVHDALVVELNEGAQVVFWAALHDYGPDRPESDPYKYSGLYTYDLEPKKAVEVFRELSEELGR from the coding sequence ATGGCGGTCAACGTGCTGAGAAAACTGCTTCCACTCACGGCGTTTTTCATAGCCCTTCTGGTGGTCTTTGCTCTATTGTTCGTCAACCAAACCCCGAACCTTCCGCCCTGCGAGGGCAACGTCACTTACACCCTCACTCCCGGTGTCAACGGCTCCCTCGGCGTCCTGATAGTCTACATGGATCCGGGCATAAGCCACGAGAGGGCGGAGGCCGTTTTTGACGCGGCGAAGGCGGCCGGTGCAAAGTGGGTGAGGATAGGCTTCATCTGGGCGTTAGCCGAGCCCTCGCCAGGGGAATACAACTTCACCGAGTTTGACTGGATAATCAACGCCGCGCTCCAGAGAAACCTCTCCGTGCTTCCCGTCGTGATGTTCACGCCTAAATGGGCCTCGGGAAAACCGGATGCGGAGGATTACTACCTCTATCCGCCGGCGAAGGGCGAATACCTCCGCGATTTCGCAAAGGCCCTGGCCATACACTACCGGGGGAAAATAACCCACTGGGAGCTCTGGAACGAGCCCGACATGAGGGGCTTCCTCAAAGACCTCGACGGAGACGGTTCGACCGCTGACGAGTACGCTGAGATGCTGGCCCACTTCTACGGCGGTATAAAAGCCGGAGACCGGGATGCAAAGGTCGTCCTCGGCGGGCTTGCGAATTCAAAGGTCGAGCCCTCCTGCGAGAAGGACTACCTCAGGAAGCTCCTGAGCGACCCGGACTTTCCAGCGGGGCAGAACTTCGATGTGGCGAACATCCACACGAACTTCCGGAGTCCTGAGGACATAATTCAGGAAATCCGGGAGACCCGGGCGATTCTGCATGAATTCGGCCTCGAAAAGCCCCTCTGGATAACGGAAACGAGCTACACCCCCGTCAAAAGGTTCCAGATTCTGCCGTGCTATCGGGGAGAGGAGGGGTTTGGCCGCTACGTGCACGATGCGCTCGTGGTAGAGTTGAACGAAGGCGCCCAGGTGGTCTTCTGGGCGGCCCTCCATGACTACGGGCCCGACAGGCCGGAGAGCGACCCATACAAGTACTCAGGGCTCTACACCTACGACCTTGAGCCGAAAAAGGCGGTGGAAGTGTTTAGAGAGTTGAGCGAGGAGCTGGGCAGATAG
- a CDS encoding toxin-antitoxin system TumE family protein has protein sequence MLRELELLDGSPVVKSYEILDYKEGESFYFLKIKAVLVDGSVLHIREFVSEEEYNYSFQWQRNGNLIIRWDNASHHRGIETFPHHKHVGSKDNVQPSKEISLEDILGIIEEKIKPSSSASSHLC, from the coding sequence ATGCTGAGAGAGTTAGAATTGCTTGATGGTAGCCCGGTGGTCAAAAGCTACGAAATCCTTGACTACAAGGAGGGGGAGAGTTTTTATTTTCTGAAAATCAAGGCGGTTCTGGTAGATGGGAGCGTTCTTCATATCAGGGAATTCGTGTCAGAGGAGGAGTACAACTACTCCTTCCAATGGCAGAGAAACGGGAACCTGATAATCAGATGGGACAACGCATCGCATCACAGGGGCATCGAAACGTTTCCACATCACAAGCACGTTGGCTCCAAGGACAACGTACAGCCTTCAAAAGAAATCTCTCTTGAAGACATCCTGGGAATTATTGAGGAGAAAATTAAACCCTCGTCCTCAGCCTCCAGCCATCTATGTTGA